Genomic DNA from Triticum dicoccoides isolate Atlit2015 ecotype Zavitan chromosome 4B, WEW_v2.0, whole genome shotgun sequence:
gccttcgccttcgccgtcgtcgTCTCTCTTCCGCTCTACTACTCGCCTCGGGTGTTCTCACAGTCTACTTCAGGTCCTTCTTGCTGCAGCCCAAAGATCTCTCCTACTACTACAATACACCCAGTTCGTTGTTCCGGATTTATTTGCCGCTTGATGGACCGCTGCCGGAGAAAAAGTTGAGGATCTGCGAGATGGGTTCTGCTCTTCTCGGAATTCTCGACGCATCGTAGAACCCGCGGGCGTTCTTGGGCCGCCACCGGTCCTGAAATGGAAGAAGAGGGCGCCCCGGCGCTGCGCGTGATCCGGAGCTCCATCGACGCGCTGGGGAGAGGGTTCGATGCCACCCACGACACCAGGCTGCTCTACTGCAAGGGGTCTCGCCTCGTCGACGTCGACGATGGCGAGCTGAGCTCCAGGGATCTGGTCATGCCTGACGGGCTGACTGTCCCCGGTGTGCCCAAGGGTGTTGACTGCTCCGGTGAGAGTGGGGTTGGTGTACCGGAGACCGCTGGCCCGTGCGCCTTCCACGAGGTGCCGACGACTGACACTGTTTATTGTGTTTTGTCTCTGAATTTGGTCGTTTGTAGGAGTATTTGTTAATTCATCGCTAGCTGCTTAAGTGCATGATGTTTCTGAACTGTTCTTCGTATCCTGGTAGTGTCAGGACATAACCGGATGCACCTTTAAGTGTATGCTATATAGGAGTACAACCTAGCGTCTCAATGAGCTAGTGAACATGTGCTTTGTCTTCGTTGTCTTGTGCTCTTACTGCCAGAAAAAGATTTTAGGTTTCCACCGATCATGAAATCTGCGTAATCTTGCAGCCTGTTACCAGTAATTAAGTACTCCCTCCGGGCACTATTATAAGATCTGTAACTTTTTTCTAAATCGGATGTATCTAGacacattttagtgtgtttgttcactcatttcagtttgtacgtagtccatattgaaatatccaaaacatcttataatagtgaacaTAGGGAGTAATACTTTAGTACACATATTTCTTCTGGGGTATTTAGTTTGTATTGCCTCATCGGCACTTGTTTGATtatactccctttgtcccaaaattcttgtcttagatttgtctaaatacggatgtatcaagtcacgttttagtattagatacatccgtatctagactaatctaagacaagaattttgggacggagtccctccgtcccaaaatctagatacggatgtatctaacactaaaatgtgaataaatacatccgtatgtagacaaatctaagacaagaattttgggatggagggagtatttgtctttctagagatttcaacaagtgactacatacgaagcaaaatgagtgaatctacactctaaagtatgtctacatacatccgtatgttgtagtccatttgaaatgtctagaaagacaaatatttgggaacggagggagtagtaatcatGGCACTAACAAAGCGTTCTTTGGTCTGGCATCAACTGCTCAGTTAATTACCATCTTGCTTCATGTGGTCTTCAGTCTCACGCGTTCTGTTTTCCTTTCCTGTTTCCGAGGGACTCTAGATGGCTGGGTATTTCAACAAAAAAGCCCAGCTTGTAGGAGATATACCTCTTGGAAGCTTTAATTCAGCATATAGTTTTACTGGATCCAAGAGATTTGATGCCATGGCTACCCAAAGTCTCGGGATGGAGGGCAAGACCATCCCTTTATATAAGGTCCAACTTGTGCGACAGCCTTTGTCAGTGGTAGAGGAAGTTAAGCATGCAGTGCCTCACTCATGGGAACCATCATCTCTCGCAAGGTAAACAAACACACGCAGGTTGCTCTAAAAAGAGGAAGGCCCTTAACAGCGTTTTTGATATAGCTCACTACTGATGCCCAATGGCAGGCCCTTAACAGTGTTGAGCTTTTAACAGGTTCATTCAGAATTATGGAACGCATGTCATAACATCCATTACCATTGGCGGGAAGGATTTGATTTACATCAAGCAGCATCCGTCATCATCACTTTCCGTAGTGGAAATTAAAAATTATATACACGATCTTGGACATCAGAGGTTTACTGAAAATGAAATCCATACAGGCTCAGGCCCTATAAGATCAACGAATAAGGTTTGGTTTTCTTTAGTTAGATTCATCCACATTATAAGTTAAATCTTATTGTACTTCAGTTATGATTTTGGGTCAGGAAAGAGAAAATCTTGGGTTCAACAGCCAAGGAGTATATCCACAACCTCCAAGTACACCATATATTGCTGCAAAAGAGGCAAGTACATGCCACCCTAATTAATATTCCCATGCTGCATTTTCTTTATGTTTTGATAATGCTGATTGTGAATGATCTTTTGTTAAGTCTCTCTCAATAAAGTACAAAGGGGTGCTTATCTGATATCAGAGTTTGAGCTAGCACATAATGCCTGACTTCCTCTGGTTATACAATGTCTTGTAGGAGTTTAATTTTTGTTTGATCAAAATCCTCACAATCAGCCATTGAAATTGTGAATATCCTTTTGATATTTGATAAATACAAATTGCCAGCAGTTCACTCGGTATCATGGTATGTGGATTTAGTAATAACGTGTCCCTTGCACTCCACTATTGCACTATGTACCCAGTCATCATCAATATGCTGTTACCATTGTTTTGTAGCTACTTGACTGTAAACCATTACAGTTCACATGTAGATTCCTTTCATATAATTTTTGCTAGATGAACTTCCAGAAAGCAGATGCTTTATTTTCTAGGCTAAATTGGCTCCAGGACACTGTGCTTGGTAAGCATTTTCTGAAATGCACTGCATGACTGAATGTGTTGATGTGCACTGCAATTTTATGGCCATTTTCTAGAACAAactatgcctgcaaatctctgtctagtatttcctagtactccctctgtttctaaatataagacatttAGAGACTCCAATacgactacatatggatgtatatagacgtattttagagtgtagattcactcattttgctctgtatgtagtccgtattggaatctctaaaaaggcttatatttagaaacagagggagtacatcagtGAACAAACCAGTTGACCTTGCCAGTCATTTCTTTCCGTGTATCATTATTTTATCCCTTAAGTAATGTTGTGCGACAAACTGAAACTCTTGAACCTTCCAACGAATTATCCTGCAGGATGTCACTGTGATTTTCAGAAGGAGGGGAGGAGATGATTTAGTTCAAAGTCATTCTGAGTGGGCAAGAACTGTTAACTCAGCGCCTGATGTTATACATATGACCCTTTTTCCTATAACGACTCTGTTGGAAGCAGCCATCCCTGGAAAAGACCATCTCATCCGGGCGATCAACCTTTATCTAGAATGTAAACATTGCCTTCATATATATTTATGTTTTGAGTGAGTATCTTCACAAATTATTGTTTAGATGTCCTGCTTGCATGCATGAACTTCCCATAGAAATTCTATGGGGATAATAGAAATCTCtattcaagaacaataaaatatgtaTAACAAAAGATGGTCCATCGACTGCATATTTGTATATCTGGACCAATCCGCCATTCTTTTGACCCAAAAATATGCTATTGTAATGAAgctatagaatatttgcaaaatcagGAGCGTTGTTGTTATATTTTGTTTAAATTTAATTATTCTCTAGAAATAATTATATTTTGATGCGATCATTAACCATTTCTTTTCTTAGATAAACCTCCAATTGAGGAGCTGCATTACTTCCTAGAGTTCCAGCTTCCCAGAGTTTGGGCACCAATTCGTGATGAGCACCCTCTCCATCAAAGGAAAGAGCCTGTGTGCCCATCCTTGCAGTTCAGCTTGATGGGGAAAAAGCTGTACATCAGCCAAGAACAGGTACTTGGCTATCACTGTGGTGTCTATTGACTTCATAAGAAGCTTATTGATGCATGCATGCCATTGTTATCTTTGATGTAATCTTAGTCAATTAAACATCAAATTAACAAGTGAGGAAACACAAATATGTGATTATGATAAACTTCGTCCTTTGTGCCAATATTGCTTTACTATCGACCTTACTTTTTCTATAATAACTTGGTAGTCATACCTTCCAATACAACCGTATCTTTGGAAATTTATCCACCAGAAACATACAGTGCCTTATTGCCTGAATTCCAGTGGCTAATGTAACTAATCTCTATGCAACTATGCGTAATTAGAGAAGATGGTTAATGGACACATAAAAGtaagtgctctctctctctctccatgcaAGGACATTGTAGTGTTTGAGACAACACCGTTTTACAATTTTATTTTGCGCCTATACATAGAGGACAACCAAATGACGCAAGATGAACCGAAATTACCAGAAGTCAGCTTTAATCAATTTGCCGAGCAGCTCGGATCATTGCATCCTCTGTCTAGTCCCCTCCATGGGTTTGTTGCAGGACCTGAAAGGTGTTATGTTTTATGAATTATTTAGAATGTGGCCGACCAAGTTTACGTACATTCCCCAAAGCTGTGGTCTTGAGTCATGCTATCTccattaaatataaaacatcaagTCAAGAAACCACCAGCTAAAATCTGGCATATGTCTCTTCATACTAGTCTCCGGACCATTGTAATACCTGCACAACTTCTCCCACAGTGCCCCTTTAGGCATCGGTCACGTATCATATCATGTCATATCTTTTCAGGTGTCAGTGGGTCGCAAGCCAATAACTGGCCTAAGGTTATGCTTGGAAGGTGCTAAGCAGAACAGGCTATGCATCCAACTGCAGCATCTAGCATCTCTTCCAAAGATCCTCAAGCCTTACTGGGATGCACACATCACGATCGGTGCGGCAAAATGGCAGGGGCCAGAGGAGCAGGACAGCCGCTGGTTTGAGCCTGTGAAGTGGAATAGCTTCTCCCATGTCAGCACAGCTCCAGTCGAGCACCATGAGGTGCTCATCGGGGACGCCTCCGGCGTGTACATTGTCACCGGAGCACAGCTCGGGGTGTGGGACTTTGGTTTGAAGAACGTCCTGTACATGAAGCTTCTCTACTCGAGGGTCCCCGGTTGCACCACCCGGAGATCGCTGTGGGATCACAGCCCTGCCGCCGCCAGCAGCCATCCGACAGTTGGTCCTTCTAAGATCACGTATCTGGACCCGGGGGGTTCTGGCGCAGGCTCGAGCGATGCAGGGAAGTTCGTGAAGATCGTGGACAGGTCGGAGCTGTGCAAAGGCCCCGACGACATGCCGGGGCACTGGCTGGTGACCGGCGGGAAGCTTGGCGTTGAAAAGGGGAGGATTGTTCTGAGAGTGAAGTATTCCTTGCTGAATTACTGACAGCGTTATCTGTGTTGTTGAAAACTTCGGGGTGCAGCATATGGTGTTGTAAGTGCAGTTGCAGTTGTGATTTCCTTTTCTTGTTTTGTAGTCAAGTGATAGATTAATCTGGTACGTGTCTGTTTGCAGCCGATCGCTGTTCCTATAGTTTTTACAAGAGATTTTTCTCCATGCAACGGGACAATTTTGGTGGAGTTCTTCACGGTGTTTGTACAGGGCTTCAGTCTTGTAAAGTGCATATTTGTCATTCAAGATCGACACTCTTTCCCTTTCCCGTCCCCTAACTCTTATGTGACTGATGTATTTCGGTTATGAAAGTAATGGAAAGGGGATTAGCCCGGTTCAATTTTTTTTTACCAGAACGTCGTCTCTCATGAAAAGAATAATCTGGCTCGGGTGTCTCCTCGTCGCTGCCGCTCTGCGAGGAAAGCGACCCGCACCTACTGAAGAATCTGACCCGGATGATGATCTCTCGCTCATTTAGCGCAGGCAGGATTCGGCAATTCTGCTTCTGCTGGATCCAGAAAGCCTCGAATTCATCAAAGAATGGATGCGTGATCTGAGCAAGCCTCATGATGAATTAGACATTCCGCCTGGCCCTCTGCATATGATAAGTTCAAATATTAGACAGAAATAATACACGCAGCAACATATACGTTGATTGAGGATCTGGCGATGGCGACCCCTTAGGTCGGCGGCACTGTTTCAGCCACCGCCGGCCACTCCGGCCGGGCCGCCCCTACACGTTTCGGTAAGCCCTTTCCTCATCCTTCTGGTTTCTTCGCCATGTCCAAGGCAGATCGCGCTGCCGCGCGCGTGGATCTTCGGAATGATCGCCTAATAGCCCGATGGGCGGCTACTTTTCGGGCGAGTCTGATCTCGTCAAGGATACCAACACACACTGGATCGGTGTCTCTTTCTCCATCTGGTCGTCTTGCTCTCTCTGATGAAGAGGGAATTGTCGTCGATGCACGACTGCTCAGGGAAGACGAATCTGTGTCGATTGGTGATATCATTTCGTTCCCCTGTTATGAAGCCATTGTTGGTGGCCGTTTGGACCAGAATCCAATTTCAAATTCGAATGCAAAATTACTGTCAGACAAGTGCCCTCTCACCAAGACTGCATCTACAGTCACGGCCATGATCATCAGGCTCCAGAGCCTCTTCAATTGGATCTACGCCCAGGTATGGACATTCAACGTGCTGTGTGGCAAAAATTCAATTCGCCAGTTGCCTTCTCTTTGCAGAATGGAGCTAGGGAATTTTTCTTGGTTGCATCTTTCAAACGCCATAAGCACAGGTTGAATTGTGACACTGTCAGTTATTATCTGAATGCATGCCTGGGAGGAATTGCATCAGACTTCCAAGTTCTTTTTTTGAGAGACAGATCTTACAGATTCTCGGTATTCTCTCAACAAGTGGTTTTTTTTGTTCACTCCCTGAAAAGTTTTGAGTGCTCTGAATTTGAAGTTGTATTCAGTCTTTGGGGACACGGAGGCCCCAACTTCATCAAAGAATATAGGGCATGGGAGACAGAAGAAGAACAATCTTGGTCGATTGTTGGGCCCAAGAAATCAAAACCTACCTATGCTCATATGGTCAAGCATGGTCTATCAGGTGCAAACCTCACTGCCCTCGGTCGTCGGTCCAAAGCTCAGAACAAGAGACCTCTGGTTAACTCGTCGGCTCTCAAGGATTTTGGTGTAACTAACACTGAGCAGGCGAAATATGCAGTTATCCCGACGCAATTTGATCATAAGCCTGTTTTCTTACACAGGTTATCGGACAATGAGATCAATGATCTAAAGGGACTTCTGTTAAAGAAACTGGATTTTCACTCCATTCAAGAGTTCTTTAGACTGAAATACAGGCGCTCTGCTTTGGACAAATTTGGCTTCGAGGAACAGCAAGACCTCAAATTCCTAATTGATGCGCATCTATCCCCATCTCGTATTTCCGAACTCTTGACTCTGAAGAATAATGTTTCAGTTATACCGGCAACGTCGGTCTTTGAGCGCCTCAATAACAAACTTTACACGAATAGTGATCTGGCAAAGACTGAAACCACTGTCACTGGCATAAATAATAATGCAGAGTGCAGGAATGTCGCGCACTTCAATACTGCTGATACTTCCACAGGGGCAGCTAAGGTGGAAGAGAACAAGGGGAGAACTTCAGTTTTCTCCAGGATTGATTGGTCACAACAAGGAAAACAATCTGTATTTGATCGACTAGATTGGTCGTCTCAACACCAACATGAACATGGAGAAGCTGTTCAGCATACAACTTCACGACCAAGGTGCCCACGCTGCCTATTGTTTGGTCACTACCGTAACACATGCTCTAATAAAATTCGTTGCCACAAGTGTCTGCGGCCTGGCCATATTAGTGCAGATTGTGATTTCTTCGCTGGTGTCTTTGGAAAGCAATCCTCCTACAATCAACCAAAAACATCTGCCAAATGGATACCAAAAGTGACTCAAGCCTTTGCACAAGGAAAGGTCCAACCACGGCATATTATCGATCTTAATCGATTGCCTGAATCCGAGGATTCCCCAGAGAAGGCAACTATCGATCTTAAACGATTGCCTGAATCACAAATTAATGGCATCATGTCCCATACCAATCGGACGCAGGACACCATGCCCGTTTCATCGTATCCTTTTAATTTACCTGCCAAGGTGGTGACTGATGGACTAGCTCATAAAAAGGAGAGTATCATTTTTACGGCCTTGGCGCAGCAACAAATCCCAACAGCCGGTTCGCCTTCTTGCTCGCTTCACCTTGGGACGAACAGGGAACCCTTCCACCCATTACAACCTGTGAACCCGCTCATGGCGGCATTCCCGCTTGACCCAGAGCCTTTCCTCCCGGGACGCTACCATGTGCTCGAAGTGGAGGGAAGACCGGCCATCTGCAGgtaccatgtcagctcgccggtgcCGGCAAAGCATGAGGATGTCGCAATTGCCACGATCACACCAGCCCCACATGCCCAAGTTCTCTTCAGTCAGGTCAGGCAGTTCCTACGTTCTTTCATTGAGGGTCATCTGCACTTTTCTATGGAAATGATTCAAAAGTGCCCTTTGGGAGATGCATATGTGCAAGTAGATTCTGTAGCGGACAGAGATTGGTTAGTCAACCGCAGTCCGCATAACTTTCAGAATTACCAGATCAGTTTTGTAAAGCACAATGAAGGTATTAACCACAGAAATTTTCAGTACAATTAGGTTTGTTGGTTAGCACTGCTTGCTTTTCCTGTCGATCTGTGGGACTTACAGCACATTAGAGGAGCGGTAGAAGATTTTGCTCATGTTGATATGTGGGACAAGATGGCAAGTGACTATTCTAGAGTGGTTATTAAGGTCCTAGTTGCTGATGTGGCTCTAATCCCTCACAGTTGCATTGTGTCTGCTGGCAATAAACATGCAGCGAAATCTTGGACAGTTCCAATAGTCATTCTGGAGCATCATTTGTTGGGTGGCCTACCTCCTGATGAAGATGACATTCCACCCAATGGTGGGAATTTGCATCCCCTCCTAGTCGTTCAGCCAGGACCTCCACCTCCTGGCTTGGACATCTGGCCTGATTGGGAAGAACAGATTCATCAGCAACCTTTTCACCAAGAGGACCTCAATGACCATGTCCAGGTTCCTATACCCCATGCGAATCAGTTCGGACAGAACTTTAATCATATCTTTGCGGCTCCTGGACACAATCTGATGGCTGATCAGGAGGATTTTGCTAATCTCCATCAACTGAATGCAGAAGTTTTTGCGGAGCTGCAGGAACCGATGAATCCTATCATTCAGAATCAGCCTCTCGCCAATGATCAGGATGTGGGTCACATGGAAAACTTGGACCTTAATTTACCTGTTGAAGATAATGATAGTGAGTTAACTGTCACCTTCAGCTCTGAACCTGACAATTCCTCACAGGACTCTGCTAACAATGGTGGTCCTCTAGATCTGAACATGGAGGTTAATGTTATGCATGATCTTGATCAGCAGGAAATTGTTGGGCCCATCCAGCAGCCTAATGGCCAGTTTTTCCAGCAAATTCAGCTTGGTATGGTGTTAATCCAGCCACAGGTCGACTGCAATGCTCTACCGGTTTCAATTCCTTCCGCTCTTCCTCCTGTGTCAGGGCATGGGCACAGTGATAAGGACAGTAATGGAGGCCAGATTCAATCTTTGGACGTTGCTTGTCCTGTGGTCGAGCAAGAAAATTTGGGAGATTATAGTCCTGAGCAAACAGGTCCTAAGCATACTGCAAGCCCTACTTCTGATATATGTGTGCTCATCTCCCAGGAAGGTGATAGAGCATGGAAGGAATTTTTCTGTCCTTCGGCAGAGACTGAAGCAGCTATTGTTGTTCCTGCATCTTGGGTAGATTTTTTTATCTCCAAATTGCTCACTCCTGCTGATTTCGAATGGGCTAAATCCCTTttgcaatccaacctctggaagatcATGCTTGAAGGTTATCAGGAGGGCTCTTATAAGGAATTTGTTATACCCAGAGACTGCCCTGGCAAGATCCCCCCAACATGTTACCTCTCTGCTGCCAGTCAAGCTATAACCAAGGGGTTCTCTACACCACAGGCCTGCTGCAATGCTCCATTGGCCATCCTTGACGCTCACAGCACCTCAGCTATTCATAGGAAAAGAAAAGGTAAAACCCCCATGGTTATTACGGAAGTGAGGAGTGCAAGGTTGAAGCACATCCAGAAGGGCTATAAGGGTAAAACCTGCTTTGACAAAAACTGTCTTGTGTGCTCTGCCATAGCACCGCCAATCAACAAGAAAGTGGTTCGGAACCTGTATGAAAAATTTAGTGTGCCTGATGTGCAGCCACTAAGCCCAAGGGAGAACAAGAAAAACACCAAGAAGAATGATGCAGAAAtcaagaacaagaagcccaagaagaagtaATAATATTTTGGATAGGGTCCCATTGGAGCAGAACTTTAGCTCCCTGATGCTTTCCCTTTTGCATTATTATGTCGTCCAGTTTGTTTTAAATTTCTTAGTGAGCCATGGTGCTTGGAACTCTTGTTTAAATAATACTATTGTTGCTACTCATCCTTATGGGCCTCTTCTTGGATCATGGTGCAGTCTATGGTCTGAAACTTTTATTCCTGGGCATACAAGTTGGCCTGGTCCTATCTAGGCCCGATATCTTTTGGCAGTCTCTCGCCAGTTCACCCGGACCAATATAGATTCTCAATTCCTATGGTGCCAAAGCTTAAACTGGTACCATCTAGGTTACCGGGCTTACTTGCGGGAAAAAATTGAGGAGTGTCTGGCATCTTGGATTGCCAGTGCTGGTAACAAAATATTTTGCACTCAGAATGTCAAGACAACACTGGAAAGTTTTAAACTGGAATATCCGGGGACTTAACTCTCCTGATAAGTGGCTGCATATCAGGAGAAAAATAGAGGAAAGTGGATGCTCTACCATATGTTTTCAGGAAACTAAGAAAGAGGCAATTTACATTGATTTTATTAAAAAGTTCTGCCCTGCTAGATTTGATGCTTTTGCATACACACCTTCTGTCGGCAGATCTGGTGGTATTCTGACCATTTGGTGCTCATCTATCTTTAAAGGTGAACTGCTATTACAAAATAATTTTGCTGTCTCTGTGGTTTTGCAATCCACCAAGTGTGGAAGTTGTTGGACACTCACAAATATTTATGCTCCTTGTCAACCTAATAAGAAATTGGAGTTTTTAACTTGGCTAGAGAGCACTCAAATACCAGACAATGCAGACTGGTTATTGGTTGGGGATTTTAACCTCATTAGAAGCTTCCAGGATCGGAGTAAACCGGGAGGAAATATTCAGGAAATGCTTCAGTTTAATGCAGTTATCAGTCAACTAGGTCTTATTGAGATCCCTTTGAAAGGCAGGGCCTACACCTGGAGTAACATGCAAGATGACCCATTATTGGAAAGAATAGACTGGTTTTTCACCTCCCCTGCTTGGACACTGTCATATCCTAACACCTTGGCTACTCCACTTGCTATGACCACATCTGATCATGTTCCATGTGTCATACAGATTGAAAATTCTATGCCTAGAAGTAAGATTTTCAGATTTGAGAATTGGTGGATGGAGCATGACAGTTTTTTACCTTTGGTAGAATCAGTTTGGAAAAACAGTATTCACTATGCCgatgcagcaaaaagaatcaatgcaaaaatgAAAATCGTAAGGAAGGAGCTAAAAAAGTGGGCAAAAACTCTGTCAAATATTAAGGAAGAGATCATCAATTCCAATGCTCTACTTGCACTTTTGGATGGTATTGAAAATTTCAGGAGCCTCACTACCATGGAAGTTGACTTAAGGGAAAATTTCAAACGTCATTTAGACACTCTGTTGAAACAACAAAAAGCATACTGGCAGCAAAGGGGCAGAGTTAAATGGGTCACTCTTGGTAgtgaaaattcgcaattttttcACGCCATGGCTACAACACAACACATGAACAATTCCATTACTAGCCTGATTACACATGATGGTGTGGAAGTTTTTGACCATGATGGCAAATCAAAGCTCTTGCATGAAGCTTTCAAGGAAAGGCTTGgtcaatctgaaaattttgacatcccCAACCATCTACTTCGCttacttcccactcatcatgaTCTCTCATTTCTTGAGGTCCCATTTACCAAAGACGAAATTGATGCTGTTATCAAAGACCTACCAACAAATAAGGCACCTGGGCCTGATGGGTTTAATACTGATTTCATCCAAAAATGTTGGCCTATTATACAACAAGACTTCTATTATCTATGTGCACAATTTCAGCAAGGGAACCTCTGTTTGCAGAGTATCAATAGCTCCTTCATCACTCTTATCCCTAAAAAGGCAGGTGCAAATACTGTGAATGACTACAGGCCTATTTCCCTTTTAAGCTGCACTAtcaagcttattaccaaactcctgGCTAACAGACTTCAATCAGTTATACTAGAGCTCGTCCATGTCAATCAATATGGGTTTTTAAAATCCAGAACCATACAAGACTGCATAGGATGGGCTTATGAGTATTTGTTCCAATGCCACAAAAGTAAG
This window encodes:
- the LOC119295492 gene encoding MACPF domain-containing protein CAD1-like, which produces MEEEGAPALRVIRSSIDALGRGFDATHDTRLLYCKGSRLVDVDDGELSSRDLVMPDGLTVPGVPKGVDCSGESGVGVPETAGPCAFHEMAGYFNKKAQLVGDIPLGSFNSAYSFTGSKRFDAMATQSLGMEGKTIPLYKVQLVRQPLSVVEEVKHAVPHSWEPSSLARFIQNYGTHVITSITIGGKDLIYIKQHPSSSLSVVEIKNYIHDLGHQRFTENEIHTGSGPIRSTNKERENLGFNSQGVYPQPPSTPYIAAKEDVTVIFRRRGGDDLVQSHSEWARTVNSAPDVIHMTLFPITTLLEAAIPGKDHLIRAINLYLEYKPPIEELHYFLEFQLPRVWAPIRDEHPLHQRKEPVCPSLQFSLMGKKLYISQEQVSVGRKPITGLRLCLEGAKQNRLCIQLQHLASLPKILKPYWDAHITIGAAKWQGPEEQDSRWFEPVKWNSFSHVSTAPVEHHEVLIGDASGVYIVTGAQLGVWDFGLKNVLYMKLLYSRVPGCTTRRSLWDHSPAAASSHPTVGPSKITYLDPGGSGAGSSDAGKFVKIVDRSELCKGPDDMPGHWLVTGGKLGVEKGRIVLRVKYSLLNY